The proteins below come from a single Cryptosporangium aurantiacum genomic window:
- a CDS encoding serine hydrolase domain-containing protein, which yields MTDLPRSSMAELGLFTGAPQHENFCRMKDLVPTSEMAPSSKPYSWPQGDPIRLPATFPFGRQTRSTADFLADTDTAALLVLVDGAVRYESYWLTGGPDVQWLSMSVAKSFVSALAGIAVAEGHITDINEPISDYVPVQPGSAYDQVSIRDVLRMSSGARWNEDYNDPKSDIFRLTAAMAGIGTLDEFVASMVRENPPGTVCRYNSGETQVLGALVARATGRSLTDYMREKLVEPLGMESAGYWLLDAVGTEVAFGGLNLTARDYAKVGELYRSGGRWQGEQIVPAAWVDASITVAAPHLEAGQPLVGGEHVDLGYGYQWWLPAGDRGEFSAIGVYNQFVYVDRVSSTTIVKLSANRRYGTSTEEADNRELETVAFLRAVARRE from the coding sequence GTGACAGACCTACCGCGCAGTTCGATGGCCGAGCTCGGGCTGTTCACCGGGGCGCCCCAGCACGAGAACTTCTGCCGGATGAAGGACCTGGTCCCCACCAGCGAGATGGCTCCCTCGTCGAAGCCGTATTCCTGGCCGCAGGGCGATCCGATCCGCCTGCCGGCCACGTTCCCGTTCGGGCGGCAAACACGCTCGACCGCCGATTTCCTCGCCGACACCGACACCGCCGCGCTGCTGGTACTCGTCGACGGCGCCGTGCGGTACGAGAGCTACTGGTTGACCGGTGGACCGGACGTCCAGTGGCTGTCGATGTCCGTGGCGAAGAGCTTCGTCTCGGCGCTGGCCGGCATCGCGGTCGCCGAGGGGCACATCACCGACATCAACGAGCCGATCAGCGACTACGTGCCGGTCCAACCGGGCTCGGCCTACGACCAGGTGTCGATTCGCGACGTGCTGCGGATGTCGTCGGGCGCGCGCTGGAACGAGGACTACAACGACCCGAAGTCCGACATCTTCCGCCTGACCGCCGCGATGGCCGGTATCGGCACTCTCGACGAGTTCGTCGCGTCGATGGTGCGGGAGAACCCTCCGGGGACGGTCTGCCGTTACAACTCCGGCGAGACCCAGGTGCTGGGCGCGCTGGTCGCCCGGGCGACCGGCCGCTCGCTCACCGACTACATGCGCGAGAAGCTGGTCGAGCCGCTCGGAATGGAGTCGGCCGGATACTGGCTGCTGGACGCCGTCGGTACCGAAGTGGCGTTCGGGGGGCTCAACCTCACCGCGCGCGACTACGCCAAGGTCGGAGAGCTCTACCGCAGCGGAGGCCGATGGCAGGGCGAGCAGATCGTCCCGGCCGCCTGGGTGGACGCCTCGATCACGGTCGCGGCTCCTCACCTGGAGGCCGGTCAGCCGCTGGTCGGTGGTGAGCACGTGGACCTCGGGTACGGCTATCAGTGGTGGCTGCCCGCCGGTGATCGCGGCGAGTTCAGCGCGATCGGCGTCTACAACCAGTTCGTCTACGTCGACCGGGTGAGCAGTACGACGATCGTGAAGCTCTCGGCCAACCGCAGGTACGGCACCTCGACGGAGGAGGCCGACAACCGGGAACTGGAGACCGTCGCGTTTCTTCGGGCGGTGGCCCGGCGGGAGTGA
- a CDS encoding putative quinol monooxygenase: MYHIAVAFDVPTEHHDKFITAALQDGRDSAANEPGTLRFELIKDPERPERFYLNEAYADEAAFDAHCAGPYFAAFFAVIEPIAEGPTWLVRGTTIED, encoded by the coding sequence ATGTACCACATCGCTGTCGCGTTCGACGTTCCCACCGAGCACCACGACAAGTTCATCACCGCCGCGTTGCAGGACGGCCGCGACTCGGCGGCCAACGAGCCGGGCACGCTCCGGTTCGAGCTGATCAAGGACCCAGAGCGGCCGGAGCGCTTCTACCTCAACGAGGCCTATGCGGACGAAGCCGCGTTCGACGCCCACTGCGCGGGCCCGTACTTCGCGGCGTTCTTCGCCGTGATCGAGCCGATCGCCGAGGGCCCGACCTGGCTGGTTCGCGGGACCACCATCGAAGACTGA
- a CDS encoding TetR/AcrR family transcriptional regulator, with translation MTTRRASPNAARRNEASRRATLTAAFDLLQEVGYAKLSIEGIAARAGVGKQTIYRWWPSKGAVVFDAFLLLSESAEGGPPVLPDTGDLEADLTAVLLATIEELNDPRYDQPMRALATEIAHDPELAAAYAERLDGPLKDAKRQRLRSAQQAGQLADDLDLDVAVEMIWGPVLNRWLQRSGPLTADYIDRVITTALNGLRPRPPAAG, from the coding sequence ATGACGACGCGACGAGCCTCGCCGAACGCAGCCCGGCGGAACGAAGCCTCGCGGCGAGCCACCCTCACCGCCGCATTCGACCTGCTACAAGAGGTCGGCTACGCCAAGCTCAGCATCGAGGGCATCGCCGCGCGCGCCGGCGTCGGCAAGCAGACCATCTACCGGTGGTGGCCGTCGAAGGGCGCCGTGGTCTTCGATGCGTTTCTGCTGCTCAGCGAGAGCGCCGAGGGCGGGCCGCCGGTCCTGCCCGACACCGGCGACCTGGAAGCGGACCTCACAGCAGTGTTGCTCGCCACGATCGAAGAGTTGAACGACCCCCGGTACGACCAGCCGATGCGCGCGCTGGCCACCGAGATCGCCCATGACCCCGAACTGGCAGCTGCCTACGCGGAACGGCTCGACGGGCCGTTGAAGGACGCCAAGCGGCAACGGCTGCGCAGTGCCCAGCAGGCCGGGCAACTCGCCGACGACCTCGACCTCGACGTCGCGGTCGAGATGATCTGGGGACCCGTCCTCAACCGATGGCTCCAACGCAGCGGACCGCTGACCGCCGACTACATCGACCGCGTCATCACGACGGCCCTCAACGGCCTGCGCCCCCGCCCACCGGCAGCGGGATGA
- a CDS encoding helix-turn-helix transcriptional regulator: MDRRTEFGAYLRSRRARLRPQDVGLSEGIGNRRVPGLRREELALLAGVSVDYYVELEQGRAGAVSDVVLDAIARALRLDDAERAHLANLARPEPPARRRRVPRATVRPGLRLLLDTVDGHPAYIVGPRTEVLAWSPLAAALFTDFGALPAQQRYMARLVYLDESWQTLYVDWESKAADVVGFLRLQAGRLPDDPDLAALVGELSVKSDAFRTRWASQNVREKTFGTVALHHPAVGDLDLSWESLRSPTSDDQTLVVYSATPGTPTAERLRLLESWNAPAAAPQRTADRPTSTPQPSDPGRPR; the protein is encoded by the coding sequence ATGGATCGTCGTACCGAGTTCGGTGCCTACCTGCGTTCCCGTCGAGCGCGCTTGCGTCCGCAGGACGTCGGGCTCTCCGAGGGCATCGGCAACCGCCGCGTTCCCGGCTTGCGCCGGGAAGAGCTCGCGTTGCTGGCCGGCGTCAGCGTCGACTACTACGTCGAGCTCGAGCAGGGCCGCGCAGGCGCGGTGTCCGACGTCGTGCTCGACGCGATCGCCCGTGCACTTCGTTTGGACGACGCCGAGCGCGCCCATTTGGCCAACCTGGCTCGCCCCGAACCGCCCGCGCGACGGCGGCGCGTTCCGCGGGCGACGGTGCGGCCGGGGTTACGGCTCCTCCTGGACACCGTCGACGGCCATCCCGCGTACATCGTCGGGCCGCGCACCGAGGTACTCGCGTGGAGCCCGCTCGCGGCGGCGCTGTTCACCGACTTCGGCGCGCTCCCGGCCCAGCAGCGGTACATGGCGCGGCTGGTCTACCTCGACGAGAGCTGGCAGACGCTATACGTCGACTGGGAGAGCAAGGCCGCCGACGTCGTCGGGTTCCTCCGCCTGCAGGCCGGTCGCCTGCCCGACGACCCGGACCTCGCCGCGCTGGTCGGCGAGCTGTCGGTCAAGAGCGACGCGTTCCGCACCCGATGGGCCTCGCAGAACGTCCGCGAGAAGACGTTCGGCACGGTCGCGCTCCACCACCCGGCCGTCGGCGACCTGGACCTGTCCTGGGAGAGCCTGCGCTCCCCGACCTCCGACGACCAGACGCTCGTCGTCTACTCCGCGACGCCGGGGACGCCGACCGCGGAGCGCCTGCGCCTTCTGGAGAGCTGGAACGCGCCGGCCGCGGCTCCGCAGCGAACCGCCGATCGACCGACCAGTACTCCGCAGCCCTCCGACCCGGGCCGACCGCGGTGA
- a CDS encoding aldo/keto reductase: MTNTTLAARPLGRSGIPITPVGFGAWAIAGQGWGFGWGPQDDADSVAAVHAAVEAGVSWIDTAPIYGAGHSEEVVGRALRALPAADRPLVFTKCGLVSDDPFGPVRKTMHPDVVRRDLEASLRRLGVDAIDLYQVHWPGDGELLGGVGDLGGSRLATPVEDYWQLMADLRAEGKIRAIGLSNHDVALLDRAEAIAHVDAIQPPFSAIHRGAAPEIAWAAAHDTGVIAYSPMASGLLSGAFDVGRVASLPADDWRRAHPDFTDRLAANLLVADALRTVAARHDVPVATVAVAWVLAWPGVTGAIVGARRADQVAGWTPAADLRLTADDLDTITAALAGSGAGEGPLRPAA; the protein is encoded by the coding sequence ATGACCAACACGACGCTCGCCGCCCGGCCACTCGGCCGGAGCGGCATTCCGATCACACCGGTGGGCTTCGGCGCCTGGGCGATCGCCGGCCAGGGCTGGGGCTTCGGCTGGGGTCCACAGGACGACGCCGACTCGGTCGCCGCCGTTCACGCTGCCGTCGAGGCCGGGGTGAGCTGGATCGACACGGCCCCGATCTACGGCGCGGGCCACTCCGAGGAAGTCGTCGGCCGCGCGCTGCGTGCTCTTCCCGCCGCGGACCGGCCGCTGGTGTTCACGAAGTGCGGGCTGGTGTCCGACGATCCGTTCGGGCCGGTCCGCAAGACCATGCACCCGGACGTCGTCCGGCGGGACCTGGAGGCGTCGCTCCGGCGGCTCGGCGTGGACGCCATCGACCTCTACCAGGTTCACTGGCCGGGCGACGGCGAGCTGCTCGGCGGCGTCGGAGACCTCGGCGGGTCACGGCTCGCCACCCCGGTCGAGGACTACTGGCAGCTGATGGCCGACCTCCGTGCCGAGGGGAAGATCCGCGCGATCGGACTGTCCAACCACGACGTCGCGCTGCTGGACCGTGCGGAAGCCATCGCGCACGTCGACGCGATTCAGCCGCCGTTCTCGGCGATCCACCGCGGCGCGGCACCGGAGATCGCCTGGGCCGCCGCGCACGACACCGGCGTGATCGCGTACTCGCCGATGGCCTCCGGCTTGCTGAGCGGCGCGTTCGACGTCGGACGCGTCGCGTCGCTCCCCGCCGACGACTGGCGGCGCGCGCATCCGGACTTCACCGACCGGTTGGCGGCGAACCTCCTGGTCGCGGACGCGCTCCGCACCGTCGCCGCGCGTCACGACGTGCCGGTGGCCACGGTGGCCGTCGCCTGGGTGTTGGCCTGGCCAGGCGTCACCGGCGCGATCGTCGGCGCCCGCCGAGCGGACCAGGTAGCCGGTTGGACACCCGCGGCCGACCTGCGTCTGACCGCTGACGACCTCGACACGATCACCGCCGCCCTGGCCGGCTCCGGCGCCGGCGAAGGCCCCCTCCGTCCCGCAGCCTGA
- a CDS encoding SDR family oxidoreductase — MRTPSRTWFITGASRGLGRAFAVAALDRGDRVVAAARTITRDDFDPRHGDRLLTLPLDVTDREAVFAAVATAVERFGSLDVVVNNAGTMSMGMVEEFTEAEARAQLEVNLFGALWVSQAVMPHLRARRSGHIVQISSIAALGGFPSTGMYSASKFALEGLSEALAMEAATFGIKVSIVQPGGYWTDLYTSMASTTPMEAYAPLRAELEKQWAEGSVDSEPRLAAEALLELVDSDDPPLRLLLGSMVYDLAFDISRRRMETWAGWEKVSRAAEHAVSAAGDA; from the coding sequence ATGCGCACCCCTTCACGCACCTGGTTCATCACGGGCGCCAGCCGCGGTCTCGGTCGTGCGTTCGCCGTGGCCGCGCTCGACCGCGGTGACCGGGTCGTCGCGGCGGCCCGGACGATCACCCGCGACGACTTCGACCCGCGTCATGGCGACCGCTTGCTCACGCTGCCGCTCGACGTCACCGACCGGGAAGCGGTCTTCGCCGCGGTGGCCACCGCGGTCGAGCGGTTCGGTTCGCTCGACGTCGTCGTCAACAACGCCGGGACGATGTCCATGGGCATGGTCGAGGAGTTCACCGAGGCCGAGGCGCGGGCCCAGCTCGAGGTCAACTTGTTCGGGGCGCTCTGGGTCAGCCAAGCCGTGATGCCGCACCTGCGTGCGCGGCGTTCCGGCCACATCGTGCAGATCTCCAGCATCGCCGCGCTCGGAGGTTTCCCGAGCACCGGGATGTACAGCGCGAGCAAGTTCGCGCTGGAAGGTCTGAGCGAGGCGCTCGCCATGGAGGCTGCGACCTTCGGGATCAAGGTCAGCATCGTGCAGCCCGGTGGGTACTGGACCGACTTGTACACGAGCATGGCATCGACCACGCCGATGGAGGCGTACGCGCCGCTTCGCGCAGAATTGGAGAAGCAGTGGGCGGAAGGCTCGGTCGACAGCGAACCCCGGCTGGCCGCCGAGGCGCTGCTCGAACTGGTCGACAGCGACGACCCGCCGCTGCGGTTGCTGCTCGGCAGCATGGTGTACGACCTGGCGTTCGACATCTCGCGTCGGCGCATGGAGACGTGGGCCGGGTGGGAGAAGGTGAGCCGGGCCGCTGAGCACGCGGTTTCGGCTGCCGGGGACGCCTGA